A section of the Parasteatoda tepidariorum isolate YZ-2023 chromosome 6, CAS_Ptep_4.0, whole genome shotgun sequence genome encodes:
- the LOC107449004 gene encoding pancreatic lipase-related protein 2-like — protein MPCVSSLTLSFIQNGRTSTLNYSRNGLTISFNDKGKCMPDIGCFSAGEPFFHPVYRPVSLLPQNRNEVGTVFMLFTRKNPHYFQLLRSGDLNSILKSNFLLETETKIIVHGYMDSIKVSTWMQDMKDALLNYDDINVIIVDWSKSNNIPFALAVANTRVVGAEISLLVNFLQDSFGVPPESCHIIGHSLGTEIAGYAGERINNLGRITALDPAGPYFRNVSKEVRLDPSDALFVDAIHAQSSDTNTETPSRLQQTGHIDFYPNGGENQPGCPAPVVNTYNNRGVLEGTRNLFVCDHYRVIDYFLATIPNHYGCQPIGIACDSWSKFINGQCSDCLADGSQCSVMGFQSDIKKLLISRHPPKKFFLYTNALPPFCAQQYHVSVKLRNQATVPKIVGDIVVILNGRYGTVPVNVNKKNPLVRPGAVFKTIATSNENIDVKSVTFYWSSSTTLSTGNLRIDIQSPQQHGLYLHSIIVTTYTSSPENPGKQIVVCGPEAPIQAEFKVQLKPGNHCIKNL, from the exons ATGCCATGTGTATCAAGTTTGACATTAAGTTTTATCCAAAATGGGAGAACATCAACTCTCAATTACTCCAGAAATGGACTGACAA TTAGTTTCAATGACAAAGGAAAATGCATGCCGGACATAGGATGTTTCAGTGCTGGGGAACCATTCTTCCATCCTGTATACAGACCAGTCAGTCTCCTTCCTCAAAACAGAAACGAAGTTGGCACAGTTTTCATGCTTTTCACTCGTAAGAATCCTCACTACTTCCAGTTACTAAGATCTGGTGATCTGAATAGCATTTTGaagtctaattttttattagagacAGAAACGAAAATAATCGTCCATGGATATATGGACAGCATAAAAGTTTCTACATGGATGCAG GACATGAAAGATGCTCTTTTAAACTATGATGACATAAATGTGATAATAGTTGATTGgagtaaatcaaataatataccATTCGCTCTGGCTGTTGCAAATACTAGAGTAGTAGGCGCTGAAATTTCACTTCTAGTCAATTTTCTCCAA GATTCCTTTGGAGTGCCGCCGGAATCATGCCATATAATCGGCCATAGTCTGGGAACGGAAATTGCTGGATATGCCGGTGAAAGAATAAACAACCTTGGGCGTATAACAG CTCTTGATCCTGCTGGTCCATACTTCAGAAATGTTTCTAAAGAAGTAAGACTGGATCCATCAGATGCTTTGTTCGTAGATGCAATCCATGCCCAGTCAAGTGACACAAATACTGAAA ctccaAGCAGACTGCAGCAAACAGGTCACATAGATTTCTATCCTAATGGAGGTGAAAACCAACCTGGTTGTCCAGCACCCGTTGTAAATACGTACAATAATAGGGGTGTTTTAGAAG GAACTAGGAATTTATTTGTCTGCGATCATTACAGGGTCATAGATTATTTCCTGGCTACTATTCCTAACCATTATGGATGCCAACCCATAGGAATTGCATGCGATTCTTGGAGCAAGTTTATAAATGGCCAATGCTCAGATTGTTTGGCGGACGGAAGCCAGTGTTCTGTAATGGGTTTTCAATCTGATATAAAGAAGTTACTCATTAGCAGACACCcgccaaaaaagttttttttatataccaaTGCTCTGCCTCCTTTCTGTG ctCAACAGTATCATGTATCTGTAAAACTCAGAAATCAAGCAACTGTTCCAAAAATAGTTGGAGATATTGTAGTAATATTAAATGGTCGTTATGGAACAGTTCCagtgaatgtaaataaaaa aaACCCATTAGTTAGACCAGGTGCCGTATTCAAAACTATAGCAACGTCTAATGAAAACATAGATGTAAAAAGTGTTACATTCTACTGGTCTAGTTCTACCACACTGTCCACGGGGAACCTACGAATTGATATTCAAAGTCCTCAACAGCATGGTCTGTACCTACACAGCATTATTGTAACAACATATACAAGTTCTCCAGA